The genomic DNA gacaaaaaataattttaaaataattgatagtaaaaaaaaaaaaaaaaaaaaggaaatgacAACAAGTTAACAAGTTGGAATCAAATTTTCTTTGATACTCCAAAGTTGGGATCAATTTTAGTCGAAagaacatatcaaaatcaattttaaatctCCTCTAAAATTcgtcacttttattttttgttacgaGATCTTCgctttaattcttttttttttttttggtcaagtagcctagtggctagagctcacacaatttaattgtggagaagtggagtgtccggggttcgaaccccgactcctgcatataatatgcaatatccctaccaactgagctatgctcacggggatcGCTTTAATTCTAATTctataagaataagaataaataaaagcaaGTTTCccctaaacaatttttttttgtaaaaagaataaaaatgaaaggCTATTATCTATAGAAAAGGTGCGTAcgttaaaaaaagaataaaagtgaAAGGCTACTTTTTATAGGAAAGGTGCGTACGTTAGTACAATccctaaaaccaaaaaaagttcaaaaccagcgcaaaatagtaaaaatataatagacCATAGAACAAACAAGTTAAGCCTTCTCAGTCATACCATATCCGTTTACCCTAAAAATCGCACAGGCCACCATGGCCTATAACTCGTGAGCATGCGCAAATTAGCATTAGTAGTGGCTTAGGTGCATGCATGATATGATTTTGATAAAGACAAAAGGAAAACCCTCATAATTGATTATAGACTATTAGaccagaagaaaagaaaaaaaaaaaaatttgaatttgataaaaCACAGATTGCTTTCAATCAAAAGATAGTACATAGTATACAGATACGATTAGATCTAGTCAAGGTTGAAAGCAGTAAAAAAAGATTGACACTTTTAATCAATTTCTTAATactttaaaaacatttttgtgAAGTGACGAAGAAAAAGTACTTACCGGAGCCAAAAGCGTGGCTTTGACAATAGCAGAAGCTAACATGGTTACAAGAGCTTCCGCGGCGTACGTTAACGCGCCAAAACGGAGCGTGGCGTCCATCATCGAACTCTGCTGTTCAGTTTCCATTTCGTACGACAAACAAACAAGTCCCTTCTTCTCTCAAACCACAAAACGAATATTATCctgtaaataattaattaataattaattaaatcatatcaCCATCACCGTTAGCTAGATCATCTCAGAAATCACGACAGTTGCTGCTCTTTTTTCAGAAATCATGACACCaattattactttaatttttttttaataaaattaattttaacaaatatttctCCTTAAACcatacaaaacataaattatacaatAGTCTCAATTGtataaaaattcactaaaatTATTTAACGAAGAATTAAAACTAATTAGGAAAGCATAAGAACAACAGTTAGAATTTTGCTTTTTTAAAGTGAAACATGAATAAGCTAAACAACTCACCAAAAGTGGAAGTGTTTGAGCAAAAAAGAGGGGAAAAAAACTTTCAGAAGCAGAAATTTCAACGCATAAACtgagaaattgaaaattaagcataaaaaaaaagtgaattaagaagaaaaaggtgagaattgaagagaagaaagatgaGAGAGGTTACCAGAAAGGAAGATCTAGAGACTGAGAAGCAAGATCTGAGGGTTTGAAGAACTAAAACCTCTGAAAAATGGGAGAAGAAGCTTCATACATTTTGGACCGTTGGATCGTGATCGTAGAAACGTTGAGGTCCGAAATATAGAAATATCGGAGgtgagtgagagagagaaagagagaagaaacacAGGTACTGGTTCGTAATTTCTCAGCGAAGTTTCGGGTAGTTTGGGCAGCggaaagaaagtgtaaaaatCGAATTACGGGCTGCCCGAACATGCAAGTAAGGACAAGTGTGGGTTTTGTTAATTTGATATGGTTTTTTATGAGAATGATTTTTGTTCATTACCCGGTCTTCACCGGAAAGtcaagtttttttattcttaaaaataactataaaatctttttaataGTAAAAATACTTCACACGTGTAAGAGACTCTCACGTGTGATGTAGTACCTGTTGTCTGCAATATTCTTCCTAAGAGGTTATCTTCTTTGACCATGGTTAGTTACTTGGTTTAGCTAGGGTTGACTACACCAGATGGAGTTGGAGAGTTGTTGAAATATCAAGGGTATAATAAATTCGTAAATTAAAACGGAATCAAAACCACGGAGATATTTTTCGGAATTAAATAATCTGGCATAGGGAACCTTTTAAAGGTGGAATAAACCATCAAACAATTTTAATTGAGCTCCCGAATAAGTAAAAGTTAAAGgttaatgattcaaaataaaaaatgattgatgaattttactttgaaagaattactttatattgttttaatgtgttgaatacacaatttttaaaataaaatttttattttaaattttttaacaaatatcttTAGAAcgcttgttagcatttttcaaagttaaatactactctctccgtttctttttaagtgtcatttttagagaaattttttgtcctatttaattgtcactttcaaagttcaatataacaataaatgttgttttacaaacattacccttaattatttatcatggagaaagaaatatatgaaataagatattaaatgactaaggctattatagtaaaagtataaattattatataagaaaaaataacatttattgaatgtcttggtttgtgtaaagtGTCAAAAAGTGACcgttaaaaaggaacggagttAGTACAACTTTGATCCTTataacttctaaaaaaataggtgtcacacaattttcaataaacAGTTTTTCTTTGTTCCAAAAGTAATGTTCCAAAAGTACTTATAGCATTtatcttaaaagttaaaatgttaTGCTAACAAGTTTTTCAAGAGCATTTGttagaaattgaaaatgaaaataagtgACAAATTCAAAGCGAAATAagtcaattttaaaaagtttaaaggTGTTAGATACATCATTTTTAAGAGAGTGTTACTTTTCCCATCCTGTGTTATTCTCGCacgccttttttttttttttaaatatcccTGGTCCGGATTTTATTTTTCGAACCAGATTGTTAGTGTTTTCTGAATTTTAAAAGTCGGAAAGCtctttttctagaatttttttattttaagctttcaaattcgtaaaataattgcaaaaaaaaaatataaaatagaaataaaaagacaaaaagataaaaacaactcattttaatGATACAGTATAAactctataaattaataatgtcgGGACCggagaaatttattaatttagagagttattaatttattgataaattaataattattaatttaaagagtttttaagtaattatactGTACATACCAAACAAAAAGGCAAATTAGTCTATGTCTCTTAGAATTACGTTGCACCAAATCTTGggactcaatgtaaattaataaatattgtattcatatccattggaaatatgacttttgacttttgaagtGTATAGTAAATGTAAACAAGTGGAATGTTCAATGTATTCTTAAGCAAGTTTGGCATATATAAATTACACATGAATGTGTTAAAAGTATTCAAACCATATCTCACTCACGAGATGGCTTCTCATCTAAAAGGTGTTGCAAAATCAACTATGTCAGATCAAATACGTAAGGAGTTGTGCGAGTACAAGAGAGATAATCCTGCAAGCACACAAAAAGACTTGCAGAGATGGCTTGAGGAAAAATTTCAGTTGAAAGTTAGTCAAGGAACAATATCAAACACACTTAAGCGGTCAAATGACTATCTCTCTGCTGAAATAGAAAAGGGAAGAGCGGAGATCAAAAGACACAAACCAGCAAAATATCCTGACATGGAGAAGGTTGTTTATGAGTGGTTTCTACAGCATCAAGAACGTGTGAATATCACAGGAGAATTAATTTTGCAGAAGGCAAGAGATACAACGAAACTCTTGTACCCTCATGATGATTCAGATTTTAACTTCTCTACAGGATGGCTTGGGAAATTCAAGCACCGACATGGCATAAAGTCATTTCGTCGTTTTGGCGAGAGTGGGTCTGTTGATGTACAAGACATGGAGCAGAAATTGGTATCGATTCGAGAGAAAATTGATCAGTTCCCTATGAAAGATGTTTTCAATATGGATGAAACTGGGTTGTTTTATAGGCTACAAGCTGATCATTCACTGGCAACAAAACAACTTGAAGGaagaaaacaagataaagaaagGCTGACGGTAGTTATTTGTTGCAATGAAGGTGGCTCTGAAAAAATCCCTCTATGGATTATTGGGAAATATGCAAAGCCTCGTTGCTTCAAGAATGTCAACATGAATAGCTTGGATTGTCAGTATCGAGCTAACAAAAAAGCATGGATGACTAGTGTGCTTTTTGATGAATATGTTCGTTCATTTGACCAAATGATGCATGGTAGAAGAGTTCTACTTGTGGTGAATAATTGTCCAGCACATCCAAGAAATATTGAAGGGTTAAGAAACGTTGAGTTGTTCTTCTTGCCACCCAACATGACATCAAAGATTCAACCTTGCGATGCTGGGATAATAAGAGCTTTCAAGATGCATTATCGTAGAAGGTTTTACCGCAAAATATTGGAAGGTTATGAGGTGGGACAATCTGATCCAGGGAAGATAAATGTCCTTGATGCTATCAATTTGGCAATCCCAGCTTGGACGATAGATGTTCGAAAAGAAACAATAGTGAATTGCTTTCGACACTGTAAAATTCGTTCAGCTAGTGACGTTGTAGGAAATTTGGATGAATCCACTTTTGATGAAGAAACTCAAGACCTCCAGACTATGATCAATCAATGTGGCTATCGTAATAAGATGGATATCGACAATCTAATGAACTACCCAGGTGAAAATGAAGCATGTTCGGAGGTTCAGAGTTTAGAAGATATTGTGCGTACTATCATTGAGAACAATGCAGAGGATGACGACAAAGATGATACGGTGTCTTTGGAGCCTGTTACGCGAAAGGAAGCACTTATGGCGTCGAACACTCTTCACAACTTtatgatacaatacaaaaatacaacacctCAGCTATTGGATGCAATAAGAAAAGTTAGAGATGAGCTCCAAACAGACTTGAACTTAACAAACAACTATtgaatcatatttcaacaaagtgtaatatattttttttcagtttctatgaattattaatttatgattttcttgggaccgaaaattataaagggatctcccaaaaaattattatcttattattttatcgaattattcaattttttacactGGCCTAAGTCGGGACcggacaaatttattattttagagagtttattaatttaccgagtattaatttaaagattttctACTGTATATGaataatacattacaataatgttGAAGTTTTTTAAACTTATTACATAATAACCTAAAActatttctaatctcctaagTTATATTAGTGGCTACCACTGGTGGAGAGGAAAGAGGAGGGAGTGGAAGAAGAAAGTGATGATGGCGAGGGCCGGTATTGGTGTAGTTATAAGggggttatattttatttaatgttattgtttgaatattttggaTAATTATGTTATGTAACATTTGGATAATTATGTTTGATTAATGTTCAATGTTTGGataattatgttgtgttgttgtttgatTAATGTTATAGATTGATTTTTCTGTTTGAAAAACTGGTCGAAATCATAACCAGTTGAGTGTCGTTGCTCTAAAACAGAGGCTCAGCCAAAACAAATGGCTTATGCTTCTGTGCTCATgcagttcggattataaaatccagaAACTCATTTTGCACCCCATTTGGTGACTTTCAACGGGATGATTTAcacatttcggattatataatctggaatGTGTAAAAACAGTTCGAATTATGTAATCTGAATCCATCcgttgaaaattgaaatcgacaaattccttcattcttcacttcatctcttttctttcattttattcaaaaaatttaagttttgtaGAAGTGCTTGTAGTGTCAGTGccattgttgaccgttcatacgACTCCTGCAATTGCATTGCAACTTAAGCGAGGGttatataacggtcaacagagacccttgacatcaaaAAAGACACAAAAATTTCATATCGATTTTGTCCTGTCTTTGTACCAAattctcaatttggtcccttactctattaataactcaaaatgGTCTTGGTAtttgtcaaatatttttcaGATTGGTCTCTGACTCTATTAGTTGTTTTGCATTTTAAGTGTTAATGGCTCAATGTCTTTTGGATATTATTCAGTTGTTAATGACATAATACCTTTTGGATCCTATTTGGTGCGTCAATGACTTAAAATGCAAAACAAATAATAGAGTCAGGGACCAATATGAGGAATGTTTGACAAAGACATGAaccattttaaattattaatagagTCAGGGACCAATTTGATAATTTGGTATAAAGACTGGGACCAATTTCGTGGTTTAATCTGGAGTAATTTGAAAGGCCAACAATTATAGAGGATGTATTTCATAATGTATGACAACTAATGTGTAAAATACACGGTTTTTGAACTATATTAGTGTCACCATGATATGACTAAACTAATGTAATACAATTTTATCAGATGACTTTTTATACTACAGTTTTGATTTACAGTAACTTATTCGTGTCTGTTTCATACTCGGCTAACTGCTAGCAACTCTTATCAAATTCATGGTTGCTGCAAACATTTTAAATCAACATTCAACATCAGGAAGAAAAAACAGATAATTTCTAACAAACGTCTAAATTACTAGAACATGAGTTCAAGTTaaaaccccccccccccccccccaaacgTTTCATCTACAATTGTTAAAGGAGCATCCCAAATACACCATGGTTGGGTGCTCTTCTTACTgcaagaaagaaaggaaaaaaaaaaaacttctgtCATTGGAAGGTATTAGAAATTGATGCAATGGCAGAATCCTTcctcaaataatatataatagcACCAACATTTTTGAGACCGTAGATAAATACAAGAAAAATACTGCTAAAATCCAAGGAAACATGAAACACGCAGTGAAGTCTGCTGCTGGTACGCATAAAGACAAGCGCACAAACGCCTCTGAAAGTAGAGCAATGTAGCAAACTGGCCCATTGGAAGTAGTTCACACTTCATATCATTTGCTTAGATCATCCTCTACCCCGCCCAGCACCtaccaaaagaagaaaaggtATTTGATTACTATACATTCTTTAACTTCAAGctatcatttcaaaaattaaaaaacatatataatttttatgcatttttcgAACAATAAAATTTAACATTAGAACCGTCACATTAAAGAATTGGTAAGACGTTCTTTCAACAATAATAACCTTTTTAGCAGAATAACTTTCTAGTTTATCAAGAGCTAATCTTGTctagatgaaaaataaaagataataccAGGAAACTCTGAGAAATATGACATGgtgaatttgaggtattagatCATATGataaatatcttaaaatatCTAAATTCTCAAAGTATCTTAAATTATTTCTTACTTACAATTAGCttctgtattattttttttttatattttgtaatttgCTTCTTTATTTGATTAGAATTATAAATCTAGTATAACAAGTAAAGGTTAATATTTAGGGCCTGTTTGAATCAATTCCCGTTTTCAGTTCtcaaattttcatttataaattagtttttaaaaactatttttgaagaagaaaataaaagaaaaaatgtttggCAATCAAATTAGCAAAAACTGTTTTCAGGATTGATGTTATTACGGAAATGCCATTAATGAAAAGAGCTAGTTCTCCGTGTTTTTAGTTTGCAAAggaaaatcaaaccaaaaaagcAAAACACCTAAAACCAGTTtctgttttttagttttgaaaactgattttttcaaaattgtttcCGAAACTGTTATTTCAAAAGTGTTTAATCAAACAAGTTTTtagttctttaatttttaaaaaccacaaaacagtttttaaaaactaaatcaaacaGGCCCTAGTCTTTTGTATCATAATTTAAATAGAAGAAAACACATAGAGGTGGTAAAACATAAGATGAGTGCATCTATGATTTACCTCTGCTTCCTCCAGGCTTTCCACCTTGGCTAGTCCTGCCTCGGCCTCCGGCTCCTCTAGCACCACCATCATCAAAACCACGCCCAGGGCCTTTTGTTTGGCGTCCACCAGCACCAGCAGCATCCTCCCTACCTCTACCCCTACCACGTCCCACACCAGGTGGCTTGCGATCTGAAAAGGGTGACATTGATCagataactttattttttatataactgGAAGGCTGCATAAAATGACATTTCAACTTGTGTgggaatataaatataaatttatcatttgctcatttataaacaaaatagatttttcCTAAGTCAGAATCAATCAGAAGAAAACTATATATGGATCTTTATTATAACGAGCACACCAATATTCATGTATCAAGATAAAGACCAAGTGCTAGATCCAACAGGGGAAGTTTGTTGGGTTTGTTATGAGGCATCCAAAACACTACAGATATGTAATTTTAGTGGATCTGACACCATATTTCAATCCAAAATCTCAAGGTGTCAGATTCACAGGTACTTCCGCTTTATATCTTACTCAGCTTGCCCATTTCAAGTCAATTTAGGATttatcacacacacacacatgacATACTTGAACTCTCAAAATAAACTAGATATCAAAATAATACTTCGTACCTGTACGGCTCTTTTCTTCCTGAACTTTGTCAATAACCTAAATCAAAAGCAATAAAGCAAAATTAGTTGACAAAACTATGTACAAGTCAGACATCACTTAACAAATTATCTCCAATGCAGAAGCTCTAAACAAAAGTATGAGCACAGCCTTGAGGCTTAAACCCTCAAGCGCAAGGTTTTTCCCAACTAAACTCATGACCAACAGATCACAAGGTAAGGTTCACCTTCTTAGCAACCTATTCGCCAATGGTTTTCTTAAATAACTAAAAGCGTACCAATCAACACCATTACATACCTCATCAGGAACTCGAAGGTACTTGATCGTATTTCCTCGTATGTAGCATTCAGGCATCCGCCAAAATCTATCTCCATCCTACATTCccaatttcaatcaaaatccATAAACCAACCtttcaacaataacaaattaaaaagacAACAAAACTAAGAACACTTAAAAGAGCATTACTTTAGAGGTACAAATAACTTCTCGGAGATGAATGTTCATCCATGTATCACAATTAACCAAATGCCCGTTATATGTCTCTCCATTTTTCAGCTCCACCAACTGTTACAACAAGttcaaaaaacattaattaacaacaacaaaaatcaaaaagtaaaataaataaaaaggttttTGTTACTTACCATAGGGTGGCCTTGTGCAGtcttaagaagagaaagaggaagcTGCAACAAAATAAATGAACATAATTGCAAACATAACAATAATTAACAGTGACTGTAACATAAACCCTAGTAGTTCAATTTTGTTAAAGAGAATTTTCTGATTCATGGCGACATGGTATGATGAATCGAAGAATttgttaaataataaaatttagaaaaagaaagtagttaccatgttgatgttgatgttgatgattgGTGTGTTTGAACTTCAAGTGCCGTCGATGATGAAGTTGAGCGATTCAAAAGAGCAGAGTGTGAGAGAAAGCGGAGGAAGGAAAGAGAACCCTCACTTTGTGATTGTTCTTGATTCTTCTTTATTCCCCTGTATTTATAGAGAAACTTAAATGaaacatgaaaaaaattgaacaactcACCAAAAGTCTAAGTGTtgcagcaaaaaaaaaaaactttcagaAGCAGAAATTTTAACGCAGAGACtgagaaattgaaaataaagcataaaaaaataattaagaagaaaaaagtgaGAATTAGCGAGaattgaagagaagaaagatgaGAGAGGTTAACAGGAAGGAAGATTTAGAGACTGAGAAACAAGATCTGAGGTTTGAAGAATTAAAACCTCTGAAAAATTGGAATTAAGAAGAAAAGCCACTGGACTTAGAAATTTTTCGCGAACATGTTTAgaagaatataaaaaatgagtTATGATACATGAACACTCTTAGGTGGCAATACGCTCctgacacccacacaaaaatctgacatgtgGTCACGTGGATTCTGTACAAGCACATtttctctttcctcttctcttctctagTGCATGAGGTGTACGGAAATAAAGGATGTCTATataacattttccataaaaaatttaggaaaaattacatttttagtcctttaacttaACTTTAGATAACACTTTGaccatttatcttttttttttcatttcattttcatcctttttattcatttgcatatgaattttcaagtCTCAAagtcttgattttatttttctagggtctttcaatcttcaaatctacGGTCTTTATCTATGTTTgtataagaatattagattttaagcttgaaaatccatataaaaatggacaaaaaggacaaaattgaaatgaaaaaagataaatgactaaattgttatctaaaattaagttaaagaactaaaaatgtaattttgccaaaagtttatttacttattttttttatattggttgaattaaatatgattttttttttatcactaaaaGTTCAAGATAAAAGTAACCAAAAtctttaaacttaaaaaatcttCATTTTATAGGCAACAAAAACATATCTAACCTAATAATTAACTAATgtgttttattaataaataaaaggtcATGCTAagatacacaaaaaaaaaaaatcatgctaacaagtgtctaAATGTAATGTTCAAAGGACctattataataaattttatcttgaaaatgaaagtaaacacaAGTAAAAATACACAACTTCATATGCAAAAGTTGTCAATTTTGATCGTTTAAAGAATATTTCAAGAGTATTCATAATGATAGCAAACTAGTAAAAAGAGTTTTTAAATGGGTTTCACGCGTACAcatcttttatttataattttttaataaaaatagtaaacTAAATAGAATCCTTAAATAAGTCCATTAGTATGTACTTTAATATACGTATTTAGAAAATTCACatatcatttataaaataaagcgCAAATCACTGAAAACAAATTCACTCGTTCATACAtaaaatgattatatatttcTTACAATAAAGCTAATCAAAGCCACAAACCAACATTTTTCATTTACACACAAACCAAGTAAAAAACTATGGTGCCGTGTCTTGCCTCAAATGTTGTCTCCTTCAGGAAGCTCGAATATGTACTGGCTTGCAGCATCTCAGTTCGAATCATGACCAAAATAACACAAAGGTCTTCGTATGTTTGACCATCATGTTTGGATTTCAATAgggtttttcaaaaaaataacccTCTTTGCGAAGTAAATCTCGATGAAAACgattatttattaaatcattaatcacaaagtATAGCAAATCATAACAAAGGATTCACGTTTCTTCACTCACGGTGCTAGCTGCATACGAATGAAGGCTTAAAGAGGAGGTGCAGTTTTAAGATTCATAAAACTATAGTTTTTGACATCAATTAAGagtgccttttttttttatacacaagAGTTCTATTTATAAAACCCCTTGTGTGCTCACCAAGGCAAGCGTTGTTGGACTTGTACAAGCCTAATAACTAATTCACCTGATCTGCTAACTAATTAGCTTCACTTACTAAACAAACCCCCAATATAAGTCTCACTTACTTCTCTCATTTAACTATCATTTTATGTGTGATCATGTAAGTTCTTATAACgttgacaataatattaaaccaTATTTAgtattataaacaatgagcaGTATCTAGCTACacattagagctgtcaaaacgggcggcccggccctaaacgggccggccctagcgggcttcgggctttagcaggccgggccaaaaagcccggttgacaaaacgggcttgaaatatactacccgagcccggccctacacgggccggcccgtattaatttttttttttaattttaaaaaatactataaaacactactataatttttttataaataatatttttaatatgtttaattaatgtctagcacaaaagtaaattgtaaacattttcgtacaaacgtcgtaaactaaaacgacgagaaaaatgattttaaataaattagatatgttatggttatagatatttatatattcgatctttaaaactataaataacgaaatgaataaatataattttatattacatttatatttgtgttaattcattgaattttcacttttgttttatactttgataatcaactaagtaaataattatttgaaaaatatatataatttatagaatttttttttgttatgcgggctaacgggctacccacagcccattcgggctagccctaacgggtaccgggcttttaagggccgggctaaaaagccctattaaaattcgggctcaatattttaggcccaagccctatatttattcggacTAAACGGCCGGCccatacgggccggcccgttttgacagctctactacACATCCTTACtgcccaagtgacaagaatgtcaagtgatctaaCGAAATCTTTCTGTGATAAAGATATTGCGAATTATTATCATTTTGCCCTTATCTCTACATTGAATACAAGACATAACATGTCAC from Medicago truncatula cultivar Jemalong A17 chromosome 8, MtrunA17r5.0-ANR, whole genome shotgun sequence includes the following:
- the LOC112417437 gene encoding CENP-B homolog protein 2-like encodes the protein MASHLKGVAKSTMSDQIRKELCEYKRDNPASTQKDLQRWLEEKFQLKVSQGTISNTLKRSNDYLSAEIEKGRAEIKRHKPAKYPDMEKVVYEWFLQHQERVNITGELILQKARDTTKLLYPHDDSDFNFSTGWLGKFKHRHGIKSFRRFGESGSVDVQDMEQKLVSIREKIDQFPMKDVFNMDETGLFYRLQADHSLATKQLEGRKQDKERLTVVICCNEGGSEKIPLWIIGKYAKPRCFKNVNMNSLDCQYRANKKAWMTSVLFDEYVRSFDQMMHGRRVLLVVNNCPAHPRNIEGLRNVELFFLPPNMTSKIQPCDAGIIRAFKMHYRRRFYRKILEGYEVGQSDPGKINVLDAINLAIPAWTIDVRKETIVNCFRHCKIRSASDVVGNLDESTFDEETQDLQTMINQCGYRNKMDIDNLMNYPGENEACSEVQSLEDIVRTIIENNAEDDDKDDTVSLEPVTRKEALMASNTLHNFMIQYKNTTPQLLDAIRKVRDELQTDLNLTNNY
- the LOC11426059 gene encoding sm-like protein LSM4; translation: MLPLSLLKTAQGHPMLVELKNGETYNGHLVNCDTWMNIHLREVICTSKDGDRFWRMPECYIRGNTIKYLRVPDEVIDKVQEEKSRTDRKPPGVGRGRGRGREDAAGAGGRQTKGPGRGFDDGGARGAGGRGRTSQGGKPGGSRGAGRGRG